In Paludibaculum fermentans, the genomic stretch CTCCGTCTTCGCGCACAGCCGCGTTTTTGGCGAAGGCGTGAATTGGGGCCAGGCGTATGAAGTGTTTGCTTCCCTACTCATCTCCCCGGTGCTCGGATTCGGACTGGCGGCGCTGCTACTGGTGCTGCTGAAGCGCCTCATCAAGCGGCCGGAGATGTTTCGCTCGGCGGAGCCAGGCAAGGCGCCACCGTTCTGGGTGCGGGCAACGCTGCTGGGCACCTGCACCGGCGTCAGCTTCGCTCATGGGTCGAATGACGGCCAAAAAGGCATGGGGCTTATCATGCTGATCCTCATAGGAGTTCTGCCTGCCGCCTTTGCGCTGAACCTGCAAGCGCCGGCAGCAGATCTTCAGGAGCTCCGGGCGGCCTCGCAGGCGTTGGATCAGGCGCTCGGGGACACCGCCGCCGATTCCGCTGAAGAGGCCCGTGGCACACTGTCCGCGTTTGTCCGGTCGACCGACCGCCCAGCCTCCACGACCCGGCCGGCCCTGCGTGCGGTGAACGCGGAAGTCCTGGCGCAGCTCACCGGCCGGGGCACATTCACTGAGGTGCCTCGCGAGGCGCGCGCCACCTTGCGCCGGGATCTGTATCTCATCGAGCAATCGGTAACCAAGCTCGGCCTGCTGGGACAATTCGCCGAGCCCGCGAAGGAAGCCGTCAGGAAGAGATATGAGGCCGCGCTGAGGCCGGCCACGCGCTTCATCCCGTGGTGGGTCAAACTGGCCGTGGCCGTCGCCCTTGGTCTCGGCACCATGATTGGCTGGAAGCGCATCGTCGTCACCGTGGGGGAGAAGATCGGCAAGCAGCATCTATCCTATGCGCAGGGAGCCTCCGCCGAAATTGTCGCCATGGTGACCATTGGCGCCGCGGACGCCTTCGGGCTGCCGGTGAGTACAACGCACGTCCTCTCGTCCGGAGTGGCGGGCACTATGTTCGCGAACCGCTCCGGAGTGAACATGGGAACCTTGCGCAGCCTGCTGCTGGCCTGGGTTCTGACGCTGCCCGTCTGCGTCTTCATCGGAGCCGGACTTTTCGCCCTCGGGCTCAACATCATCGCCGCCGCGGGTACACGCTGACGGCCATGGAACCCACGGCCGGCCAGCTTCTTATTGTTGCGGCGTCCCCCGCCCGGCACGCCCCGGCAACAGGCTTCCATCACGAATTCGCCATCTACTTCCTGCCCTGTCCACAAGCCGCGGCCTGCCGCGCCCCCTTCCGGAGTCCCCATGTCAAAGCAGCAGTTTAGAATCCTGAGCATCTTGGTCTGTGCCTCCGCCCTGGCCGCCACGGCCCAACAGGAGGCAGCGCCCCCTGATCTCCGCTATGCGATCGTCG encodes the following:
- a CDS encoding inorganic phosphate transporter, whose amino-acid sequence is MSLFGEVLQLHAGIILLFALGLALAFEFVNGFHDTANAVATVIYTHSLKPMQAVVWSGLWNLIGVLTSSGAVAFGVVSLLPVELVLNVGSAAGFAMVFSLLTSAMVWNLGTWYFGLPASSSHALIGSILGVGLANSVFAHSRVFGEGVNWGQAYEVFASLLISPVLGFGLAALLLVLLKRLIKRPEMFRSAEPGKAPPFWVRATLLGTCTGVSFAHGSNDGQKGMGLIMLILIGVLPAAFALNLQAPAADLQELRAASQALDQALGDTAADSAEEARGTLSAFVRSTDRPASTTRPALRAVNAEVLAQLTGRGTFTEVPREARATLRRDLYLIEQSVTKLGLLGQFAEPAKEAVRKRYEAALRPATRFIPWWVKLAVAVALGLGTMIGWKRIVVTVGEKIGKQHLSYAQGASAEIVAMVTIGAADAFGLPVSTTHVLSSGVAGTMFANRSGVNMGTLRSLLLAWVLTLPVCVFIGAGLFALGLNIIAAAGTR